One window of Phalacrocorax carbo chromosome 1, bPhaCar2.1, whole genome shotgun sequence genomic DNA carries:
- the AICDA gene encoding single-stranded DNA cytosine deaminase → MTMFSLLMKRKLFLYNFKNLRWAKGRRETYLCYVVKRRDSATSCSLDFGYLRNKMGCHVEVLFLRYISAWDLDPGRCYRITWFTSWSPCYDCARHVADFLRAYPNLTLRIFTARLYFCEDRKAEPEGLRRLHRAGAQIAIMTFKDYFYCWNTFVENREKTFKAWEGLHENSVHLSRKLRRILLPLYEVDDLRDAFKTLGL, encoded by the exons ATGACCATGTTCAG cctcctgatGAAGAGGAAACTCTTCCTCTACAACTTCAAGAATCTGCGCTGGGCCAAGGGCCGGCGTGAAACCTACCTCTGCTATGTTGTGAAGCGCCGTGACAGTGCCACATCATGCTCCCTGGACTTTGGATACCTGCGCAATAAG ATGGGCTGTCATGTGGAGGTGCTCTTCCTGCGCTACATCTCAGCCTGGGATCTGGACCCGGGCCGCTGCTACCGTATCACCTGGTTCACCTCCTGGAGCCCCTGTTATGACTGCGCCCGACACGTGGCTGACTTCCTGCGCGCCTACCCCAACCTGACCCTCCGGATCTTCACAGCACGCCTCTACTTCTGTGAGGACCGCAAGGCAGAGCCTGAAGGACTGAGGCGTCTGCATAGGGCAGGAGCCCAGATTGCCATCATGACCTTCAAAG ATTACTTCTACTGCTGGAACACGTTTGTGGAGAACAGGGAAAAGACATTCAAAGCCTGGGAAGGGCTGCATGAAAACTCTGTCCATCTGTCCAGGAAACTTCGACGGATCCTTCTG CCACTGTATGAAGTAGATGATTTACGAGATGCCTTTAAAACTCTGGGACTTTGA